The Elusimicrobia bacterium HGW-Elusimicrobia-1 genome contains a region encoding:
- the porA gene encoding pyruvate ferredoxin oxidoreductase — protein MTTATKKNLVAKTGNEAMAEAMRQINPDVVAAYPITPSTEIVQIFSQFVADGLVKTEFVPVESEHSSMSACIGASAAGARAMTATSSQGFALMWEMIYIASGLRLPITMSVVNRALSAPLNIHGDHSDTMGARDAGWIQIYSENSQEAYDNLIAAVKIAEDGRVKLPAMVMTDGFIISHCMEAIEMLGDDEVKKFVGDYNPSRYLLDIKNPYTLGAVDLQDYYFEHRRQLAAAMERSLPVIAEVAAAFKKEFGREYGFFESYKMSDAETAIIAIGSACGTAKTVVDDLRTRGVKAGLLKIRVYRPFPWKEIVAAIKNLKAVAILDRADSANAFGPPIYTDITSALYSSGIKIPAVSYVYGLGGRDIVPEHIEKVYDDLSAVSKTGSAANLFNFINLREE, from the coding sequence ATGACGACAGCAACCAAAAAGAATTTAGTCGCAAAGACCGGCAACGAGGCCATGGCCGAGGCCATGCGCCAGATAAATCCCGACGTGGTGGCGGCCTACCCCATTACGCCGTCGACGGAAATCGTGCAGATATTCTCGCAGTTTGTCGCGGACGGGCTGGTGAAAACCGAGTTTGTTCCAGTCGAGAGCGAGCACTCGTCCATGTCGGCCTGCATCGGCGCTTCGGCCGCCGGGGCCCGCGCCATGACGGCCACGTCGTCTCAAGGGTTTGCCCTTATGTGGGAGATGATTTATATCGCGTCGGGCCTTCGTCTGCCCATAACGATGTCCGTCGTCAATCGCGCGCTCTCGGCCCCTTTGAACATTCACGGGGATCATTCCGACACTATGGGCGCCCGCGACGCCGGATGGATACAGATTTATTCCGAAAATTCTCAGGAGGCCTACGACAATCTCATTGCGGCCGTTAAAATCGCCGAGGACGGGCGCGTGAAACTTCCGGCGATGGTTATGACCGACGGGTTCATAATAAGCCATTGCATGGAAGCCATAGAGATGCTCGGCGACGACGAGGTCAAAAAGTTCGTCGGCGATTATAATCCCTCGCGTTATCTGCTCGATATAAAAAATCCCTACACGCTGGGCGCGGTGGATCTTCAAGATTATTATTTCGAGCACCGCAGACAACTTGCCGCCGCCATGGAACGCTCGCTGCCGGTGATAGCCGAAGTTGCCGCCGCTTTCAAAAAAGAATTCGGCCGCGAATACGGGTTTTTCGAGTCGTACAAAATGTCCGACGCCGAAACGGCGATAATCGCCATCGGCTCGGCCTGCGGCACGGCAAAAACCGTGGTCGACGACCTCAGAACCCGCGGAGTTAAAGCAGGGCTGCTTAAAATTCGCGTTTACAGGCCGTTTCCGTGGAAGGAAATTGTCGCGGCCATCAAAAATCTTAAAGCCGTGGCGATTCTTGACCGCGCCGATTCGGCGAACGCTTTCGGCCCGCCGATCTACACCGATATTACGTCGGCGCTCTACTCTTCCGGAATAAAAATCCCGGCGGTTTCTTACGTTTACGGCCTGGGCGGAAGGGACATAGTGCCGGAGCATATCGAAAAAGTTTACGACGACTTGTCCGCTGTTTCAAAGACCGGTTCCGCGGCAAATCTATTTAACTTCATAAATCTGAGGGAAGAATAA
- a CDS encoding ferredoxin, producing the protein MSKAEKVTETKPGWKSLPEGDILEAGTAAKFKTGSWRSEKPVWDEKRCIQCMFCWINCPDAAIILKDGKVAGIDYDHCKGCGICAKECPPKASALKMEK; encoded by the coding sequence ATGAGCAAAGCCGAAAAGGTAACCGAAACTAAGCCCGGGTGGAAGAGTTTGCCCGAAGGCGACATTCTTGAAGCCGGCACCGCCGCAAAGTTTAAGACGGGCTCGTGGCGTTCCGAAAAGCCGGTCTGGGACGAAAAAAGATGCATTCAGTGTATGTTCTGCTGGATAAATTGTCCCGACGCCGCGATAATTCTTAAAGACGGAAAGGTCGCCGGAATCGACTACGACCATTGCAAGGGCTGCGGAATATGCGCCAAAGAATGTCCGCCCAAGGCCTCGGCGCTCAAGATGGAAAAATAA
- a CDS encoding pyruvate synthase has translation MSEKIIEIRWHGRGGQGAKTAALLFGEAVLSTGKYIQAFPEYGPERMGAPVQAFNRISDHPILIHSAITNPKYVIVLDETLMGPIDVTAGMGAEAVIIVNTERTKEDVAATLGLKPSQVHVINATKIARDTIGLPIPNTPMLGALVKIIEGLSLDDILDDTRKKLTKKFRHKPQVIEGNMASIKKAYDEVK, from the coding sequence TGAGCGAAAAAATCATCGAAATCCGTTGGCACGGACGCGGCGGACAGGGGGCCAAGACCGCCGCGCTTCTTTTCGGCGAAGCGGTTTTATCGACGGGAAAATATATTCAGGCGTTTCCCGAGTACGGTCCCGAAAGAATGGGCGCTCCCGTGCAGGCATTCAACAGAATAAGCGATCATCCGATCCTGATTCACAGCGCCATCACCAATCCTAAATACGTCATCGTGCTCGACGAAACTCTTATGGGGCCTATTGATGTGACTGCGGGCATGGGCGCTGAGGCCGTAATAATAGTCAACACCGAGCGAACCAAAGAGGATGTCGCCGCCACATTGGGTCTTAAACCTTCGCAGGTTCATGTCATAAATGCCACCAAGATTGCCCGCGATACCATCGGCCTTCCAATCCCGAACACTCCGATGCTCGGCGCGCTCGTTAAAATCATCGAAGGATTGTCTCTTGACGATATTCTTGACGACACTCGCAAGAAACTGACCAAAAAATTCCGCCACAAGCCGCAAGTCATCGAGGGCAATATGGCATCCATAAAAAAAGCTTACGACGAGGTGAAATAA